Genomic DNA from Fusarium keratoplasticum isolate Fu6.1 chromosome 2, whole genome shotgun sequence:
GTGATTTTCGGTCCTCAGGCACGGGCGCTGTCTGTCTCACCCTGGACCATCGATATTCATCAGACGAATCTTGTTGATGTGATTGGAAGCCTCTTTACACTTCTTGAGCGTAATCGCTGGCTTCATAGGCCTTTTATCGAGTTGTTACGATACTCGATCTCTTCTTCAATGCCTTTGTCGTTCAAGCGAACCTGTCAGCTCCATCACCACTGTGATCTACAAGATGCGACCTTTACCTCGACAATTTGAGGCTCTACCATCATGACAAGAATTCCGAGAACGACTTTATATCGGTTCCAACATTTCGGCGGATCCGATGCCAAGTAGAGACAAGTGTTGAAAGGGGCATCTTGGCCTTATGTGCTTTGACATGGCATGCATGCGCCGTCCTAATGCGATAGTTGTCCGTGTATTTCTTGCGACGAAATGCCACGGCCGTGACCAAGCAATTGGCCCAGCCGTAACAACACCAGAACTCCAGCAACATGGATGaccgccagctccagctttTGTGGCGAAGCTCGCGGCGTCTCCACAAACTCGCATGACGGCAGCAAATAACAGCTCACTCGACCGAGCCAACTCGGAGCCAAGTTGCCGTTTGACGGAGCTTCACCTTGGCGGCTGTCCAAGGTTGACGCAGGACAAGACTTTATATTACACTCTTGTGGCAGTGCATCACTCGAGATCTAATATCTTAACAAGTCGGCTCTTAAAAGTCGACGTCCTTTTCTCGATTCACCTTTTCATGGCTTACCCAGCCTCCCGTCCTTAGTTCCATATTCAGCTCGAGCTTAAGCTTGCCCCTCACCTGAGCtcacctcatcttcctcctccatcttcagcgACCGTCAAACCGCTTAAACCATGGACGCCATAACCAACGACATCGCCGCTCGCATCGGCGACTTGAACCCCTTCAAGAACCGTCGCCTCAACGATGAAGACTGGGGTGAGGAGATTGACAACGACACCGTCGCGGGTGGTGGCCACAGCGTGCGTCGCATCACCACTGACCTCAGAGTCAGCCATGCCCTGAGGTCATTCATCGCCGAGCAAAAGATCTTATCCAAGAGAGATTCCGGCCTCGACTCGGACGAGCCCACCAGGCCCCTCCTCGAATTCGTCAGCAAGCCGCACATCCGGGTGCCTCCAGAGCTCACCGACAGGTCTTACCCTCTGCCCGAGTACTTTATCAGCTCCAGCCACAATACCTATCTGATGGCCCATCAGCTCTATGGCACCTCTTGCGCGACCGCCTATGAGAGCGCTCTGCGGACTGGCGCGCGATGTGTCGAGATTGATGTGTGGGATAACAGCGACGACAGAGACGAGCCCAAGGTCACCCACGGTTACACTTTGGTATCCAACATTCCATTCCGCTTGGTGTGCGAGACTATTCGTGATTCTGTCGACAaagaggccgccgaggcgCAAAACACACCTGGTTACCATGCCGCGCCCGTGTTGCTGTCTCTGGAAAATCACTGTGACGCTTACGGCCAGATGCGCCTGGTCAACATCATGCAGGACGTGTGGGGGGATCGTCTCTTGAGCCAGGCTGTGAGGTATCTTGGCCACGAAGAACAGGCTGGCTCGGGTGACCATGTCAGACTGGGCGATCTGGGCGCCAAGATTGCCGTCATTGTCGAGTACCACTTCCAAGGTGAGCCCTCGTCTAGCGACTCCAGCTCGAGCGACtctgaagatgaggaggaggaaaaggccgccCGGGAGgagtacaagaagaagaaggagaccGAGGAGCCTTCCATCATTATCCCCGAACTCGCCGGGCTTGGAGTCTACGCCCAGTCCGTCAAGCCCATCGACAACTCATGGTACGAGACTGGAACGCTCGCCAACGggcctcaccaccacctgaTCAACGTCTCCGAGTCAGGTTTGGCCGCTCACCTCCCGGATAAGAGCGCCGAAATTTCGCGACACAATGCCCATCACCTCATGCGCGTCTTCCCCAAGGGCACGCGCATCTCGTCAACCAACCTCAAGCCTGTGCCTTATTGGGGCATCGGCGCCCAGATCTGCGCTCTCAACCTGCAGAACTTTGGTACCAGCAACCAGCTCAACGAGGCTCTCTTTAGTGGCACTGATGGTTACGTGCTGAAGCCCGCGGCCCTTCGTGCCGGTGGAAGCGGCAAGCTCAACACGGGACGGACTCGACGACTCAAACTTCATGTCGCGGGCGCCACTGACATTCCCCTGCACGGCGACTCGGAGGCGGACGGCATCAAGCCGTACCTGACGTGCTCACTCTACCACCCAGACGACCTCAAGAACAACCCACCCAAGCGCAAGACATCCCCGTACAAGCAGCACCGGTTTGGATTCCTCCACCGCGGAGAGAACCCGCCGCCGACGGACCCTGTCTGGGACGAGACCCTGGAGTGGGAGTACGAGGACAACGAGCTCGTCTTTTTGCGGATGCTCATCAAGAGCGACGACAGCTGGACCAAGAACCCCATGTttgccgtcgccgccgtGCGCCTGCTCTACGTCGTGCCTGGGTGGAGCTTCATCCGGATGCTGGACCTCAAGGGCCACGAGACAAAGTGTTCGTTGCTTGTCAAGTTTGAGTTTGAAGATGCTTGATTTGAAGATGTTTGAGCGTGGGATTTATGAGTACATGATTGAATTACGAATGAAGTGTTTTGTTTGCACTGCTTGATGAGATGTTTAAGCGTATACCCATGTTTGGTGTATGTCGCGTATACCTGTTTGAAAGTCGTCTAGTGAGCTACTGTAACAAACATGCTACGTTTCCTAGTCGCCATTCTCTCAATTGATTGTGTTTAATAGTGATCTCATAGGTGTTGACGCTATAACATTTGGCCCAGCCACGTCAACCCACAACGCAGCCCCTCAACTTCCATTAACGGCCACCTTATCATTCTTGTCAACACTCGAAGCAATGGCAAAatccatcttcatcacaGGTTGCTCCGCCGGCGGCATCGGCTCCGCCCTCGCCCGCGAGTTCCACTCCCACGGCCATCACGTCATGGCCTCAGGCCGCACCGCCTCCGAGATCGACCCGGCCCTATCCCCGCTCGGCATCAccaccctcgtcctcgatgtCACGTCGTCCGAGTCCATCGACTCGGCCGCTCGACGGATCAAGTCTGAGACGGGTGGTGCGCTCGATGTTCTCGTCAACAACGCTGGTGTCATTCATGTTATGCCTTTTGCTGATGAACCGGTTGCAGAGGTTAGACGGCTGTTTGATGTTAATGTCTTTGCTATATGGGCTGTCACACAAGCTTTTCTTCCACTGCTTCTTGAGGCTAAAGGTTTGGTGGTTAACATCGGGAGCATCAACGCTGGACTATGTCCCCCTCTTTTTGGGGCATACAACGCCAGCAAGGCAGCCCTCGAAGCGCTCAGTCGCACCATGAGGAGAGAGCTAGCACCTCTAGGCGTACGCGTCGTTACAGTCAAAACAGGCAGTATCCGAAGTGCCCTATTCGACCACGCAGAGGGCATCACAATTCCAGACAAGAGCATCTACGCGCCGCTGAGAGAATGGGTTGCTCGACGGGGATATCTTAGGGGAGCGAGGTTTGTCGAGTTGGATGACTATGCGAGGGATGTGGTGGGTGATTTACTACGAGAGGATGTTACGCCTGTTATCTGGAGAGGTGGGTTGGCGTTGTTGGGATGGGTCATGAGTTGGTTTGGATGGGAGACCATGATGGTGAGTTTGACGGGGTTTGTGGTCAGGATGGTGCTAATTGTGTATAGGATTGGCAGTTTATCAAGGGATATGGACTTGATAAATTGCAGTACACAAAGGAGAAGTCATCTTGAGCCACCGCGACGAGGCAGTGCAAGCATGAGTGAAGCATCACTGATCCATAGGGAGCATCACCGGAGCATTGCAGCTCATCGATTAGAAACGTCGTCATCTAAACACGTACCTTTCACTCGAATCTCCTGATCATTTCTACTGGGTGAGGATTAATAGTGATCTCCGGCCGTGTCCGGTTGTTGCGGTGGGTCCGCCGGTCCCCGGCGTTGAGATGTGCCCGGCTCGCTTCGGATCCGGCTGGAGATACAAGGTCTCGGagacttgatcttgttcaTGTTTTGCTGGTATAAGATTTTTGAAAACGTGTATTTCATAAATGATAGCCTTGGTGGCTTGCCAAAAATCCGCGCCCTGTTGACCAGCTCAAAGCCGGTGAAACCTGAAGGAACCACTCTCAATCCATCAGCCGAACTTCTTACCTGACCCCCTGTAGAAGACCCTGATTAATAAAACATCTATATCAAGGCTGATAAGTCTGAAGACAATGTTTTCCTTCCTAGTTGTGCTATTACAAATCCAGCCCATCATATCGACTCATATTCTCCGACCAAGTTAACTTCCGAATGCCTTCGGATATAACTTGCGTCACTAAGCCACGCAACCCATCCCTTACAACAAATAATAAAAACCCAACCCCCAAGTCGAATCTAaccaacctcatcacctCAATTTTTAATCACACTCATCTTCGCCATGGCCCTCAACACTGCTGTCCAAACCGTCGTCGCCAGCCTGGCGCCTTTCcacctcctctccttctccacaCTGCTGGGCTCTCAGCTGTACCAGACATTCATCGTCACCAAGGTTGCGTTTAAGAATCTTCCCCGGAATCCTTACGTCAACTTTCAGAAGCATATTTTTCCGATTTATTTCCACGGGCaggcgctgctgctgttccTCTCGGCCGTCACGTTCCCACCATACGGCCCAGTGTCGTTGGTCCAGCAAAAGAGTGATTGGATCCCATTTACGATCTCGGGTGTTGTCTCGGTGTTGAACCTTTTGGTCTTTGGACCTAGGACTAAAAAATTGATGTTGGATCGTGTAGATCAAGGTGAGCAGGTCTTTGTGTGTAGATGTGGACCAATAACTGACAAAACAAGGGACCTTGGATAAGGCGGCAAACCTAGAGGGCCCCAGTCCCACGATGCAGGTTCTCAAGAAGAAATTCTCGACCGCGCATGCCATGTGCATTCATTTGAACTTGATCGGGCTGGGTGCTCATCTCTGGTACACGTGGAGGCTGGCCTCTCACCTCCAGTATCAAGATGCCTCTCTGTGATGCGATAGACACTGACAGCTGGACATGGATGAGAGTTGAAAAGCATGGAATAAGTGTATCTGGCTGGATTCTAGACCATAGGACATTGTTTATCTCCACTTATTACGTATAAATACACAGTTCGTCTCAAAGACAGAGCCCCTTCATATAATATAAAGCATGGCCCGACCTAGATTCCCAAGTCTATCATCTACATGCATGCGGGAGGTCTGCCAACCGTTACTCTTCTCTCGTACACCCAGCCTATCCGCAATAGCCATGTATTAGCACCTATGATAGGGAGCTCGTGTGGGAGATAGCGCAGGGTGCCCGACTCATTGTGCACTTGGAGGAACGTTTCTCATCGATAGGTCCCTGAGAATATTTCTTAGCGACAGACCCTGGGGCGTGTGATCTTAAATAGCGTAGCGTGGGAGTCGTAGCTGTTATTCTTTGGTGTCTTATCATCCATACTGCAGCCGATCTCTGGGGATGTATAGACTAGGGGTAGCAGAGTCCCAATAGCAGATATGCTTACTTCGTAAGTGGCGTGATCTAAGGCATTCACGAGCTTAAAGACCCTTGAATGGTGGGGAACGTCCGGTTTCGGGGTAAATTACCTTTTACTGTACATCCTTTAAAGATGGAGTGTATCTCATGTAAGTGAGATTTGACAGCTCGGAATTCATCGACCGACACCACAAGAACCACCCATATCCATCTTACCTCCTTGCCTCCCCCAGATCTCACAAACCAGCTGAATCAGCAAACATTATGGTCTCGGAAAGATCTGCAACTACAATCATGTTGGGTTCAACTCTGGCTCAACGTGGGAGAATCCCCGGTCGGAACTCCGGCCCGGAGTCCCACCTTGCAAGTGTCCAGGTGACGACTTGAAACCGTCACCGACTTACACGATGGGGAAGAGGAGCTATAAGTAAAGAAGCTGTCCGTTGTTTTACAAGCTTACTTATAATTCTGCATCCTCATTGAGAACCGTGACAATGGCACAGACTGCCACCGTGACCCTCGCGACTCTTGATCCAGTCCACGCCACCACCCACCTCCCAGAAACACAACCAGAGCCTACAATTCACGATGCCGTTTCTGCAATTCCTCCTTCAACAGCTGCCTCCGTCGCCCAGAGATGGAACGGATCCAGAGAAAACATCTTCCGAACTCTGTCCTGCTACTTCGCTTTCACAATCTACGGCATGAACGACGGAACCCCAGGCGCAATGGTCCCCCATCTAGAAAGCTACTACTCCCTCCCCTACTCCATCGTATCCCTCATATTCCTCGGTCCCATGCTAGGCTGCATCACCGCAGCATTCACCTCAAACAGGCTCCACCAAAAATTCGGCCGTCGCGGCGTAGCAGCCTTTGCCACAGGTTCATACGCAATCTCATACGTGGGCATGTGTGCGCATCCACCGTTTGGCCTCGTTGTGCCGCTGCTGGTCCTTACGGGGTTTGGGAGCGGGCTTATGAATGGGACGTGGAATAGTTGGGTTGGTGGGTTGGCTAATGGGGGTACTATGTTGGCGTTCCTTCATGGGTGTTGGGGGGTGGGGGCTACGATCGCTCCGATTACTGTCGAGTTATGCCTTCCTTTTGTTGTTTCTTTTTGTTAATTGTTAAACAGGTTAATGCCTTTGTCTCAAGGGGATGGAATTGGTGGTCATACTATTGTAAGCTGCTCTCCTCTCACTGATACAGCATACTGACGCATCTAGATCTCATGGTAAAGACCACAACTCAAACATAATCAGCAATTGGCTAACCATCTCAAAGCTCGGTCTAGCtattgccgccgccgcaacTACAGTGTGGTCTTTCTGGGCTGATTGCGGAACGAGCCGCAACACGTCACCATCTGGCCAAGCCCACAGCTTCACATTCTCCGTATTCAAAGACAAGGTACGCCCGTCACGGTATCTTACCTATCAGGCTACTCACCAATTCAGGTAACCCTCCTATTCTCCGGCTTCATGCTACTCTACGTAGGCGCCGAAGTCACAATCGGCGGCTGGCTCGTAACCTTTATGCTCAACGTCCGCAACGGCACGCCCTCTGCCTCGTCACTCGTCGCCTCTGGTTTCTGGATCGGCATCACTGTTGGCCGGTTCGCGCTGGGATGGATCACTAGCTACTTTGGAGAAAAGATTATGGTCTCGGCGTATCTCGTTATCGCGATTGGCCTTGAACTAGCATTTTGGCTTGGTAAGGAGTTTGTGGTGAGTGCTATTATGGCGGCGCTGGTGGGATTATCTATCGGTATGGTGATGCCAGCGGTAAGTATACATGCTCTCTCTAACATTGGTCGCACGACTGACCGAGGTTCAGAGCATCAGGGTGATGACCAAGATCCTTCCTGTCGAAAAGCATATTGTATCTGTTGGCTTTGGCACAGCTTTTGCCGTTTCCGGAGCGAGCATGTAAGTcatcccccatcccatccaacACAGGAATCTCACCTCACCTAGATTCCCATTCGTGGTTGGAGCGCTCGCTCAAGCCGGCGGAGTTCAAGTCCTCCAGCCCGTCATCCTGGCATTATTCGCAGTGCAGCTTCTACTCTGGCTTTTCGTCACAAGGATGAAACTCGACAGGGACGAGGATTCTTCTGCGTAGCGTACTATAACCCGGTCGTCATATGTGCGAACCAGAATTATCCGGTCTCACGTCTACTTGCATGGTGGAATGTTGCCCCTAGCCTGTTCCAACTCTGACCATATGGGCCACCTCTTTACCTTAATGACAGCTATGAAAGTGAACAAGGATAAGAAGAGTGCAGACACCCGAGAGCCGGCATTACCAGTATTATAAATAGTGGCATTTAAGGACCAATCTCAATCCCAATTCTCATGACCAAAGCACCCTTTTCCACTACTCAACCAAGCTCACGTATCTCAATCAGACGGGAGATAAATAGCCATCTCAAGACCACCAGTATATGCCGTCGTAGTCGTCTTGAACCCATTCTTCGGGTCGTGAATGTACTCCAAAAACTCCTTGTACAGCATCTTTGCCCAACCAGTATTATCGGCCAGCACGATTGCCCCcctcttcagccttggcTTGATAATCTCCAGCGTCGGCAGCGCCAGCGGCGTCCAAACTAGACCTTTGTCAGTATACATCTTTATCAATAAAGGGTGTGTAAACTCACTATCGAGGAGCAGCATGTCAATCTGCTCCGGCAttccctcctccaccttgagCGTCTCCGTCAAGTCACCCTCCCTGAGTTCAATCCACggctcaacctcctccccagcctctCCCCAGtgcttcctcgccctcgccgccttACTAGGCTCCTTCTCAGTCCCAATAACCTTTCCCGTAACAACctctcccctcttcctcgcctcaGTGACATTCTGCCCAACAGCGAGAGCAAGATACATGGTCGAAACGCCGAAACTCGTGCCCGCCTCGACAATGTTGCGCGCGTCGATGCTTCGTGCTAGAAGGTACATGAACTGGCACTTGTCCTGCTCCAGGGCGACAAACTTGTCGCGCATGTGGTCGTCGGATGAGGCTGTCCATGTTTGGCCGGAGATGTAGTAGCCAAAGATGCGGGTGAGGTAGAACCAGTATTGAGAAAAGGCCTTTTCTT
This window encodes:
- a CDS encoding Phosphoinositide phospholipase C; protein product: MDAITNDIAARIGDLNPFKNRRLNDEDWGEEIDNDTVAGGGHSVRRITTDLRVSHALRSFIAEQKILSKRDSGLDSDEPTRPLLEFVSKPHIRVPPELTDRSYPLPEYFISSSHNTYLMAHQLYGTSCATAYESALRTGARCVEIDVWDNSDDRDEPKVTHGYTLVSNIPFRLVCETIRDSVDKEAAEAQNTPGYHAAPVLLSLENHCDAYGQMRLVNIMQDVWGDRLLSQAVRYLGHEEQAGSGDHVRLGDLGAKIAVIVEYHFQGEPSSSDSSSSDSEDEEEEKAAREEYKKKKETEEPSIIIPELAGLGVYAQSVKPIDNSWYETGTLANGPHHHLINVSESGLAAHLPDKSAEISRHNAHHLMRVFPKGTRISSTNLKPVPYWGIGAQICALNLQNFGTSNQLNEALFSGTDGYVLKPAALRAGGSGKLNTGRTRRLKLHVAGATDIPLHGDSEADGIKPYLTCSLYHPDDLKNNPPKRKTSPYKQHRFGFLHRGENPPPTDPVWDETLEWEYEDNELVFLRMLIKSDDSWTKNPMFAVAAVRLLYVVPGWSFIRMLDLKGHETKCVDAITFGPATSTHNAAPQLPLTATLSFLSTLEAMAKSIFITGCSAGGIGSALAREFHSHGHHVMASGRTASEIDPALSPLGITTLVLDVTSSESIDSAARRIKSETGGALDVLVNNAGVIHVMPFADEPVAEVRRLFDVNVFAIWAVTQAFLPLLLEAKGLVVNIGSINAGLCPPLFGAYNASKAALEALSRTMRRELAPLGVRVVTVKTGSIRSALFDHAEGITIPDKSIYAPLREWVARRGYLRGARFVELDDYARDVVGDLLREDVTPVIWRGGLALLGWVMSWFGWETMMDWQFIKGYGLDKLQYTKEKSS
- a CDS encoding DUF4149 domain-containing protein, whose product is MALNTAVQTVVASLAPFHLLSFSTLLGSQLYQTFIVTKVAFKNLPRNPYVNFQKHIFPIYFHGQALLLFLSAVTFPPYGPVSLVQQKSDWIPFTISGVVSVLNLLVFGPRTKKLMLDRVDQGTLDKAANLEGPSPTMQVLKKKFSTAHAMCIHLNLIGLGAHLWYTWRLASHLQYQDASL
- a CDS encoding MFS domain-containing protein; translation: MAQTATVTLATLDPVHATTHLPETQPEPTIHDAVSAIPPSTAASVAQRWNGSRENIFRTLSCYFAFTIYGMNDGTPGAMVPHLESYYSLPYSIVSLIFLGPMLGCITAAFTSNRLHQKFGRRGVAAFATGSYAISYVGMCAHPPFGLVVPLLVLTGFGSGLMNGTWNSWVNAFVSRGWNWWSYYYLMLGLAIAAAATTVWSFWADCGTSRNTSPSGQAHSFTFSVFKDKVTLLFSGFMLLYVGAEVTIGGWLVTFMLNVRNGTPSASSLVASGFWIGITVGRFALGWITSYFGEKIMVSAYLVIAIGLELAFWLGKEFVVSAIMAALVGLSIGMVMPASIRVMTKILPVEKHIVSVGFGTAFAVSGASIFPFVVGALAQAGGVQVLQPVILALFAVQLLLWLFVTRMKLDRDEDSSA